In a genomic window of Balaenoptera ricei isolate mBalRic1 chromosome 3, mBalRic1.hap2, whole genome shotgun sequence:
- the ERCC8 gene encoding DNA excision repair protein ERCC-8 isoform X3: MFTSSSFDKTLKVWDTNTLQTADVFNFEETVYSHHMSPVATKHCLVAVGTRGPKVQLCDLKSGSCSHILQGHRQEILAVSWSPRYEYILATASADSKAKLWDVRRASGCLITLDQHNGKKSQAVESANTAHNGKVNGLCFTSDGLHLLTVGTDNRMRLWNSSNGENTLVNYGKVCNDSRKGLKFTVSCGCSSEFVFVPYGSTIAVYTIYSGEQITMLKGHYKSVDCCVFQSNFQELYSGSRDCNILAWIPSLYESVPDDEETSTRSQLNPAFEDAWSSSDEEG; this comes from the exons ACTGCagatgtatttaattttgaagaaaCAGTTTATAGTCATCATATGTCTCCAGTTGCCACCAAGCACTGTTTGGTAGCAG ttgGTACTAGAGGGCCCAAAGTACAACTTTGTGACTTAAAGTCTGGATCCTGTTCCCACATTCTACAGG GTCACAGACAAGAAATATTGGCAGTTTCCTGGTCACCACGTTATGAGTATATCTTGGCAACTGCAAg TGCTGACAGTAAAGCAAAATTATGGGATGTGAGGAGAGCATCAGGATGTTTGATTACTCTTGATCAGCATAATGGGAAAAAGTCACAAGCAGTTGAATCAG CAAACACTGCTCATAATGGGAAAGTTAATGGCTTATGTTTTACAAGTGATGGGCTTCACCTCCTCACTGTTGGTACAGATAATCGAATGAGGCTCTGGAATAGTtccaatggagaaaacacacta GTGAACTATGGAAAAGTATGTAATGACAGTAGAAAAGGATTGAAATTCACTGTCTCCTGTGGCTGCAGTTCAGAATTTGTTTTTGTACCATATGGTAGCACCATTGCTGTTTATACAATTTACTCAGGAGAACAGATAACTATGCTTAAGGGACATTATAAAAGTGTTGACTGCTGTGTATTTCAGTCTAATTTCCAG GAACTTTATAGTGGTAGCAGAGACTGCAATATTCTTGCTTGGATACCATCCTTATATGAATCAGTTCCTGATGATGAGgag ACTTCAACCAGATCACAGTTAAATCCAGCATTTGAAGATGCCTGGAGCAGCAGTGATGAGGAAGGATGA